A portion of the Acidisarcina polymorpha genome contains these proteins:
- a CDS encoding acetyl ornithine aminotransferase family protein has translation MPNGKHILEFPSAPSSQESSAAQYGPKLLGPVPGPKARAIIEADDRLMSPSYTRSYPMVAKQGRGLRVEDVDGNEFLDFAAGIAVTSTGHCHPEVVAAIQKQAAELIHISGTDFYYESLVTFAERLSAVAPMPGPHRFYYGNSGAEAVECALKLARYHTQRQQVIAFFGAFHGRTMGALSLTASKPQQKRRFSPLVPGVTHVRYPYAYRGCSGGPQAEEAFALGCARYIEEKLFRTTIAPEEVAAIFVEPIQGEGGYVVAPTIFMQELRRICDKYDILLVADEVQSGAGRTGKWWAIEHTGVEPDIVCIAKGIASGMPLGICMARAGIMDWVPGSHASTFGGNPVSIAAALATMDILEREGISNAARMGEEMLDRLREWPKKHAIVGDVRGRGLMIGIEIVKDQASRSVAGLWRDRIVELAFERGLLILGCGETSIRLAPPLIVNTQEATIALEILEECISLVEDEFLPNKTTSRSGQELATSNHGGTMELEGAGR, from the coding sequence ATGCCAAATGGCAAACACATACTCGAATTTCCCTCGGCTCCTTCGAGCCAGGAGTCCAGTGCCGCCCAATATGGGCCGAAGCTCCTCGGGCCTGTACCGGGACCGAAGGCGCGTGCCATCATCGAGGCCGATGACCGGCTGATGTCGCCGAGTTACACGCGCTCATACCCGATGGTTGCTAAACAAGGGCGCGGTCTTCGCGTAGAGGACGTCGATGGCAACGAGTTCCTCGATTTTGCCGCCGGCATTGCCGTTACCTCTACCGGCCATTGCCACCCGGAAGTCGTTGCGGCGATCCAGAAGCAGGCTGCGGAGCTGATTCACATCTCCGGCACCGATTTCTATTACGAGAGCCTGGTCACCTTCGCCGAGCGCCTGTCTGCAGTAGCACCGATGCCGGGACCGCATCGCTTCTATTATGGCAACTCCGGCGCGGAGGCGGTTGAGTGCGCGCTCAAGCTGGCGCGATACCACACCCAGCGGCAACAGGTCATTGCGTTCTTTGGCGCATTCCATGGCCGTACCATGGGCGCGCTCTCGCTGACTGCCTCCAAGCCTCAGCAGAAGCGGCGTTTTTCGCCCCTGGTCCCCGGCGTCACTCACGTTCGTTATCCCTACGCCTATCGCGGCTGTAGCGGCGGACCGCAAGCTGAAGAAGCATTTGCGCTCGGCTGCGCCCGCTACATCGAAGAAAAGCTTTTTCGGACCACGATTGCTCCCGAAGAGGTTGCCGCGATTTTTGTGGAGCCTATTCAAGGGGAAGGCGGCTACGTGGTGGCGCCCACGATCTTCATGCAGGAATTACGCAGGATTTGTGACAAGTACGACATCCTGCTGGTTGCCGACGAGGTCCAGTCGGGCGCCGGGCGGACGGGGAAGTGGTGGGCCATAGAACATACCGGCGTCGAACCCGATATCGTGTGCATTGCCAAAGGGATCGCTTCTGGAATGCCGCTCGGCATCTGTATGGCCCGCGCCGGCATCATGGACTGGGTTCCGGGTTCGCACGCTTCTACCTTCGGGGGAAATCCCGTCTCGATCGCAGCTGCGCTCGCAACCATGGACATCCTGGAACGGGAAGGCATCTCCAACGCCGCTCGGATGGGCGAGGAGATGTTAGACCGGCTGCGCGAATGGCCGAAAAAACATGCGATTGTGGGCGACGTGCGGGGTCGCGGATTGATGATTGGCATCGAAATTGTCAAGGATCAGGCATCCCGTTCCGTCGCTGGTTTGTGGCGCGACCGAATTGTCGAGCTCGCCTTCGAGCGCGGCCTGCTTATCCTCGGCTGCGGAGAAACCTCGATCCGCCTCGCGCCGCCGCTCATCGTGAACACCCAGGAAGCAACCATCGCATTGGAAATTCTCGAAGAATGCATCTCCCTGGTTGAAGACGAGTTTTTGCCGAACAAAACCACTTCCCGGTCAGGCCAGGAACTCGCGACTTCGAACCATGGAGGAACCATGGAGCTTGAAGGCGCCGGAAGATGA
- a CDS encoding cytochrome D1 domain-containing protein: MSILDPATGHLVGAVPVGGVTGHEVAASPDGRTAYVPIYGNSGVAKPGTDGSTMAIIDIPSGKVTGTVDFGHGVRPHCPIFDSGSNQLYVTTELDKDITIVDPKTLKIVGTIPTTQDFSHMLALSHDGNRGYTANVKPGTVSVLDMKARKTIAVIPISAYTQRISVSRDDRMAFTADQTQPRLAVIDTSSNQVKNWVALPGEGYGTGATLDGHWLLVTVPSANQVAVVDLTTLKVAKTIDVPEAPQEVLLNPDGHTAYISCNVKGQVAVIDLSEWKVKTLIDAGKGADGLAWAK, from the coding sequence TTGAGCATCCTCGATCCGGCAACCGGACATCTCGTCGGTGCGGTGCCGGTCGGCGGAGTGACGGGCCATGAAGTTGCAGCCTCGCCCGACGGACGCACTGCGTATGTACCGATCTACGGGAACTCGGGCGTGGCCAAACCCGGTACCGATGGAAGCACGATGGCAATTATCGATATACCCTCCGGAAAAGTGACTGGAACCGTCGATTTCGGACATGGGGTACGGCCTCATTGCCCGATCTTCGATTCTGGCAGCAACCAGCTTTACGTCACCACCGAACTCGATAAAGACATCACCATCGTCGATCCCAAGACGCTTAAGATCGTAGGAACCATTCCGACCACGCAGGATTTTTCGCACATGCTGGCCCTCTCGCACGACGGCAATCGCGGTTACACCGCGAATGTCAAACCCGGCACCGTCTCCGTGCTGGACATGAAGGCGCGCAAGACGATCGCCGTCATCCCAATCTCCGCTTATACCCAGCGCATTTCGGTCTCGCGCGACGACCGCATGGCCTTCACTGCCGATCAAACCCAGCCGCGTCTGGCAGTCATCGATACTTCCTCCAACCAGGTGAAGAACTGGGTGGCGCTTCCCGGTGAGGGTTACGGCACAGGTGCAACCCTCGATGGCCATTGGCTCCTGGTGACCGTGCCCTCGGCCAACCAGGTCGCGGTCGTCGACCTCACCACACTGAAAGTGGCGAAGACAATCGACGTTCCGGAGGCGCCGCAAGAGGTGCTCCTCAACCCAGACGGGCACACCGCCTATATTTCCTGCAACGTCAAAGGTCAGGTCGCGGTCATCGATCTTTCTGAATGGAAGGTAAAGACGCTGATCGACGCGGGCAAGGGCGCTGACGGCCTTGCCTGGGCGAAATAA